In the Campylobacter showae genome, one interval contains:
- the larA gene encoding nickel-dependent lactate racemase: MQIPIAYGKDDHLNLEINEKNLLGVFDPNPVAKFDETALIAKALANPINQKSFDEFITGDEKIVVIVNDGTRPTPTAKILKQIYPKIREKNKIFIIATGCHREGTQEEYEMIFGKEIYAEIRAKNEVHDHDSKHDEMVFLGESKNGTQMYLNKIVAEAKKVIVIGSVEPHYFAGYTGGRKAFLPGTASYESITQNHKLALSADAQALRLEGNPVHEDMIDAMKVLAHIDVFSIQTVLDSEHGVYYASAGDLNDSFYDCVKKADEVFCVNIPLKADIVISVAPYPMDVDLYQAQKALDNGKLALAQDGILIMVAKCRTGIGPKPFFDLMASADTPKKVLEKISAGFKLGYHKAAKMAEISLWAQTWAVSDLSDDEMRAVHLKPYHDIQKAVDDALAQKGADAKIIILPFGSMTVPKA; this comes from the coding sequence ATGCAAATCCCTATCGCATACGGCAAAGACGATCATCTAAATCTAGAGATAAACGAGAAAAATTTGCTCGGCGTTTTCGATCCAAACCCCGTGGCTAAATTTGACGAAACGGCACTCATCGCAAAGGCTCTGGCAAACCCAATAAATCAAAAAAGCTTTGACGAGTTTATCACAGGCGATGAAAAGATCGTCGTCATCGTAAACGACGGCACCCGCCCGACGCCGACGGCAAAAATTTTAAAGCAAATTTATCCGAAAATCCGCGAGAAAAATAAGATTTTCATCATCGCCACTGGATGCCATAGAGAGGGCACGCAGGAAGAATACGAGATGATCTTCGGCAAAGAAATTTACGCGGAGATTAGAGCCAAAAACGAAGTTCACGATCATGACTCCAAGCACGACGAGATGGTCTTTTTAGGCGAGTCCAAAAACGGCACGCAGATGTATCTAAACAAAATCGTAGCAGAAGCCAAAAAGGTGATCGTCATAGGCTCGGTCGAGCCGCACTATTTTGCGGGCTACACGGGCGGCAGAAAGGCCTTTTTGCCGGGTACGGCGTCGTATGAGAGCATCACGCAAAATCACAAGCTCGCCCTAAGCGCCGATGCGCAAGCTCTGCGACTAGAGGGCAACCCAGTGCACGAAGATATGATCGACGCGATGAAAGTGCTAGCGCATATCGACGTTTTTTCGATCCAGACGGTGCTTGATAGCGAGCACGGCGTGTATTACGCGAGCGCGGGCGACCTCAATGACAGCTTTTACGACTGCGTGAAAAAGGCCGACGAGGTCTTTTGCGTAAACATCCCGCTCAAGGCCGATATTGTGATTTCGGTCGCGCCCTATCCGATGGACGTCGATCTCTATCAGGCGCAAAAAGCCCTAGACAACGGCAAACTAGCGCTCGCGCAGGACGGAATTTTAATAATGGTCGCAAAGTGCCGCACAGGCATCGGGCCAAAGCCGTTTTTTGATCTGATGGCATCCGCGGATACGCCTAAAAAGGTGCTCGAAAAGATCAGCGCTGGCTTTAAACTCGGCTATCACAAAGCCGCTAAAATGGCCGAAATCTCGCTCTGGGCACAGACTTGGGCGGTAAGCGATCTGAGCGACGATGAGATGCGAGCCGTACACCTAAAACCGTATCACGATATCCAAAAGGCCGTGGACGACGCGCTAGCGCAAAAGGGCGCGGACGCTAAAATCATCATCCTGCCGTTTGGCTCGATGACGGTGCCTAAGGCCTAA
- the larC gene encoding nickel pincer cofactor biosynthesis protein LarC, producing the protein MAKILYYDASCGISGDMNLGALVELGVDFSYLCAELEKLNLAGEFKLERKNVLKNGIAATKIDVVPLKSQPHARSYADVRQILESSNLSQNCKQRAGAIFRTIAQAEAKVHGTEVERVHFHEVGAIDSIADVAGAAICIEYLFGKLGVSRVVSSKIELGGGVAICDHGELGVPAPAVCEILKGVPVSLGRANFEMTTPTGAAILKACADEFADNASFKIEKIGYGAGGKDATDFANVLRAMICEAHLSSESGESNLSAQAGYGEVCKQILISTNIDDMDAESFAFACEILRENGALDVFSRSIFMKKGRAGFELNALCRKQDAQNLKDLIFTHTTAIGVREIEVAKTELKREFVRVQTKFGEIGIKISGNSQAQKAKPEFDECKAAALAHGTTIERVRKEALKIYDETRKTKG; encoded by the coding sequence TTGGCTAAAATTTTATATTACGATGCGAGCTGCGGCATCAGCGGCGATATGAATTTAGGCGCGCTGGTGGAGCTCGGCGTGGATTTTAGTTATCTTTGCGCCGAGCTTGAGAAGTTAAATTTAGCCGGCGAATTTAAGCTGGAGCGCAAAAACGTGCTAAAAAACGGTATCGCCGCGACAAAAATCGACGTCGTGCCGCTAAAATCACAGCCTCACGCCAGAAGCTACGCGGACGTCAGGCAAATTTTAGAGAGTTCAAATTTAAGCCAGAACTGCAAACAAAGAGCGGGCGCGATATTTCGCACGATTGCGCAGGCCGAGGCCAAAGTTCACGGCACAGAGGTAGAGCGGGTGCATTTTCACGAAGTTGGCGCGATCGATAGCATCGCCGACGTCGCGGGCGCAGCGATCTGCATCGAATATCTTTTTGGAAAGCTCGGCGTCTCGCGCGTCGTAAGCTCCAAAATCGAGCTTGGCGGCGGCGTAGCGATCTGCGACCACGGCGAGCTTGGCGTGCCTGCGCCAGCCGTTTGCGAAATTTTAAAAGGCGTGCCCGTAAGCCTCGGACGCGCAAATTTTGAGATGACCACGCCAACGGGAGCGGCGATTTTAAAGGCTTGTGCGGACGAGTTTGCGGATAACGCGAGCTTTAAAATAGAAAAGATCGGCTACGGCGCGGGAGGCAAGGACGCAACGGACTTTGCAAATGTGCTTCGCGCGATGATCTGCGAGGCGCATTTAAGCAGCGAAAGCGGCGAGTCAAATTTAAGCGCGCAGGCTGGCTACGGCGAGGTTTGCAAGCAAATTCTGATCTCCACGAACATCGACGATATGGACGCCGAGAGCTTTGCCTTTGCCTGCGAAATTTTACGCGAAAACGGCGCGCTAGACGTCTTTAGCCGCTCTATTTTTATGAAAAAGGGGCGCGCGGGCTTTGAGCTAAACGCGCTGTGCCGCAAGCAAGACGCGCAAAATTTAAAGGATCTTATATTTACGCACACGACGGCGATCGGCGTTCGCGAGATAGAGGTTGCTAAAACCGAGCTAAAGCGCGAGTTTGTGCGAGTGCAGACGAAATTCGGCGAAATAGGAATTAAAATTTCGGGTAACAGTCAAGCGCAAAAAGCAAAGCCAGAATTTGACGAGTGCAAGGCCGCGGCGCTCGCGCACGGTACGACGATCGAGCGGGTGCGAAAAGAGGCGCTGAAAATCTATGACGAAACTAGAAAAACTAAAGGCTGA